From the Chitinolyticbacter meiyuanensis genome, one window contains:
- a CDS encoding head completion/stabilization protein produces MFVAIGPNATEPAGDAIVSGAFWPAISPTDFRLAMRADSAITANRVRGALIEAIAAVNGQLAPWRLQQQAGGSATLAAVPAEVVDGQSEKVQRYVRAVYCIAKANLVERYRDYDLTHTGKDKAEELDEPIDDLRRDAAWAVADIQQRPRCTVELV; encoded by the coding sequence ATGTTCGTCGCAATCGGCCCCAACGCCACCGAGCCCGCCGGCGATGCCATCGTCAGCGGCGCGTTCTGGCCCGCCATCTCGCCGACGGATTTCCGCTTGGCGATGCGCGCAGACAGCGCCATCACCGCCAACCGGGTCCGCGGCGCACTGATCGAGGCCATCGCTGCGGTCAACGGCCAGTTGGCGCCATGGCGCCTGCAGCAGCAGGCCGGCGGCAGTGCCACCCTTGCTGCGGTGCCGGCAGAAGTGGTCGACGGCCAGAGCGAGAAGGTGCAGCGCTACGTGCGCGCGGTGTACTGCATCGCCAAGGCGAACCTGGTCGAGCGCTACCGCGATTACGACCTGACCCATACCGGCAAGGACAAGGCCGAAGAGCTCGACGAACCGATCGACGATCTGCGCCGGGATGCTGCTTGGGCCGTCGCCGACATCCAGCAGCGCCCGCGCTGCACGGTCGAGCTCGTATGA
- a CDS encoding N-acetylmuramidase domain-containing protein, whose product MRVLRLGDTGIEVRELQQLLARAGWQGKVDGWFGEATELAVRAAQQRYGLVVDGIAGPKTFDALKAGQRPPKLLTMQDLQIAADALGVPLASVQAVNEVESRGKGFLPDSRPVILFERHIMYRQLRAAGRDADALAQRYPAIINPARGGYAGGATEHMRLGQASGIDVDCALASASWGAFQIMGFHWASLGYGSVQDFASDMRESEGHQLQAFVRFILADTAQHKALKARKWADFARGYNGPAYKENLYDVKLARAYDRYAKVPA is encoded by the coding sequence ATGCGCGTCCTGCGTCTCGGTGATACCGGTATCGAGGTGCGCGAGCTGCAGCAACTGCTCGCGCGAGCCGGCTGGCAGGGCAAGGTCGACGGCTGGTTCGGTGAAGCAACCGAGCTCGCCGTCCGGGCCGCGCAGCAGCGTTATGGCCTGGTGGTCGACGGCATCGCCGGCCCCAAGACCTTCGACGCGCTCAAGGCGGGTCAGCGCCCACCCAAGCTGTTGACCATGCAGGATCTGCAGATCGCCGCCGACGCCCTCGGCGTGCCGCTGGCCAGCGTACAGGCCGTCAACGAAGTGGAAAGCCGCGGCAAAGGCTTCCTGCCCGATAGCCGCCCGGTGATCCTGTTCGAGCGCCACATCATGTACCGGCAGCTGCGCGCAGCCGGTCGCGATGCCGACGCGCTGGCCCAGCGCTACCCGGCAATCATCAATCCTGCCCGTGGTGGCTATGCCGGCGGCGCTACCGAGCACATGCGGCTTGGCCAGGCGTCTGGCATCGACGTGGATTGCGCGCTGGCGTCGGCCAGTTGGGGCGCCTTCCAGATCATGGGCTTTCACTGGGCATCGCTGGGCTACGGCAGCGTGCAGGATTTCGCGAGCGACATGCGCGAATCCGAAGGCCACCAGCTGCAGGCCTTCGTGCGCTTCATCCTGGCTGATACCGCCCAGCACAAAGCGCTCAAGGCCAGGAAGTGGGCCGACTTCGCCCGCGGCTACAACGGCCCGGCCTACAAGGAAAACCTCTACGACGTGAAGCTTGCCCGCGCCTACGACCGCTACGCCAAGGTGCCGGCATGA
- a CDS encoding PAAR domain-containing protein — protein MAGKLFIVLGDKTSHGGTVVSAQSPMTFDGKPIATVGDMTVCPLCKGSFAIVQGGDNIALMGRQLARAGDKTACGATLIPAGQSRGTHEPGGGAAAMTSSGAAAAAAAVVSAAAAMDKQAMQEQHDEQIRLVDEDGRALANVPYHITDAAGTSYKGVSDELGCCERVFTDGAQDLTVFVGVAALEKW, from the coding sequence ATGGCTGGAAAGCTCTTCATCGTGCTGGGTGACAAGACTAGCCACGGCGGCACGGTCGTGTCCGCGCAAAGCCCCATGACGTTTGATGGAAAACCCATCGCCACAGTGGGCGACATGACGGTCTGCCCGCTGTGCAAGGGCAGCTTTGCCATCGTGCAGGGCGGCGACAATATCGCGCTGATGGGGCGGCAGCTCGCGCGAGCAGGTGACAAAACGGCATGCGGCGCAACGCTCATCCCTGCGGGCCAATCGCGCGGTACGCATGAACCTGGCGGCGGCGCTGCAGCGATGACGTCGAGTGGTGCGGCGGCAGCTGCAGCAGCTGTGGTGAGCGCTGCCGCGGCAATGGACAAGCAGGCGATGCAGGAACAGCACGACGAGCAAATCCGCCTGGTCGACGAAGATGGCCGCGCACTTGCCAACGTGCCCTACCACATCACCGATGCGGCAGGAACCAGCTACAAGGGCGTTTCCGACGAGCTTGGCTGCTGCGAGCGCGTGTTTACTGATGGCGCGCAGGATCTGACGGTTTTCGTTGGCGTGGCCGCGCTGGAGAAATGGTAA
- a CDS encoding phage holin family protein produces the protein MTYLVWINALLCLLIAGRLVAFRRDGATYRPWVSWLAYVIVVAAGSVPIRVLFGVPVPVDVSTVLINGLVCLALFSVRGNLMALFRADAHSLICQLLEGRRHARPASR, from the coding sequence ATGACTTACCTCGTCTGGATCAATGCGCTGCTGTGCCTGCTGATCGCCGGCCGGCTGGTGGCGTTCCGCCGTGACGGCGCCACGTATCGCCCTTGGGTGTCCTGGCTGGCCTACGTCATTGTCGTCGCTGCCGGCTCGGTGCCGATCCGTGTGCTGTTCGGCGTGCCGGTGCCGGTCGATGTGTCGACGGTGCTGATCAATGGCCTGGTCTGCCTCGCGCTGTTCTCGGTGCGCGGCAACCTGATGGCGCTGTTCCGCGCCGACGCGCACAGCCTGATCTGCCAACTGCTGGAGGGCCGGCGTCATGCGCGTCCTGCGTCTCGGTGA
- a CDS encoding lysis system i-spanin subunit Rz: MTWALLRTVGLRWLLLAGLAAALLGYGWLRGAASVRDDWERADLRRDLQDAQALVTAHDKARRIERDAATREAAAERTYQESLTHEKARHDRLLADARRGAVRLSVPVRTVDACPVPAAAAGTGRGDGEARAELSDAAAGFLVGLAFDADTVVRQLTACQAIVDSDREASRAQAQ, from the coding sequence ATGACCTGGGCGCTGCTGCGTACCGTCGGCCTGCGCTGGCTGCTGCTGGCTGGCCTGGCCGCTGCCTTGCTCGGCTACGGCTGGTTGCGCGGCGCAGCCTCGGTGCGTGACGACTGGGAGCGCGCCGACCTGCGGCGCGATCTGCAGGATGCCCAGGCGCTGGTCACTGCCCACGACAAGGCCCGCCGCATCGAGCGAGATGCCGCCACCCGCGAGGCTGCCGCCGAACGAACCTACCAGGAGTCCCTGACCCATGAAAAAGCCCGTCACGATCGCCTGCTGGCTGATGCTCGCCGCGGCGCTGTCCGCCTGTCAGTCCCCGTCCGTACCGTCGACGCTTGTCCTGTGCCCGCAGCTGCCGCCGGCACCGGCCGCGGTGATGGTGAAGCGCGAGCCGAGCTTTCAGACGCGGCTGCAGGATTTCTTGTCGGGCTCGCCTTTGATGCCGACACCGTAGTGCGGCAGCTCACCGCCTGCCAAGCCATCGTCGATAGCGACCGCGAGGCGTCCCGTGCTCAAGCCCAATAG
- a CDS encoding glycine zipper family protein translates to MGAVAQTVTTNTKPQSTYDITAHLMPARAFFFVVVDEVGKDGFLVRRIYAAADSPYLAKMNLSPLGNLSELYPERYGLIPKEWNSTTSIAEHVMGNNKSRYVSTSSIFPEGSPRFVGKDIFIDINKAIASGARLVSTDEILKSLADYKVANPHLARRVDQIASYVREIDKEVLIEGRRVPAGAIFTPGSLKTSATLVRAARVVQVVGIAFTAYDLGHATGQSFKAKSVKPITAEVVRQAGGWGAAYAGFKVGGVAGAAVGIETGPGAVITGLVGGIIFGAAGYFGADWVADHIYEN, encoded by the coding sequence ATGGGTGCAGTTGCTCAAACGGTAACGACAAACACGAAGCCGCAGTCCACCTACGACATCACGGCACACCTGATGCCCGCGCGCGCATTCTTCTTCGTGGTGGTGGATGAGGTTGGCAAGGATGGCTTTCTCGTTCGGCGGATATACGCGGCTGCCGATAGCCCGTACCTGGCCAAAATGAACCTATCTCCACTGGGCAACCTGTCAGAGCTCTACCCGGAGCGCTATGGCCTGATCCCAAAGGAATGGAACAGCACGACGTCGATCGCCGAACACGTCATGGGCAACAACAAGTCGCGCTACGTGTCCACAAGCTCGATTTTTCCCGAAGGCTCGCCGCGCTTTGTCGGCAAAGACATCTTTATCGACATCAACAAGGCGATTGCCTCGGGTGCCAGGCTGGTATCGACAGATGAAATCTTGAAGTCGCTCGCCGACTACAAGGTCGCAAATCCTCACCTGGCACGGCGCGTCGACCAGATCGCGAGCTACGTGCGTGAAATCGATAAAGAAGTCTTGATCGAGGGGAGGCGCGTCCCGGCCGGCGCAATCTTCACACCAGGGTCACTGAAAACATCCGCGACACTGGTTCGCGCAGCACGTGTTGTTCAGGTAGTGGGCATTGCGTTCACCGCATACGATCTGGGGCACGCAACTGGACAGTCGTTCAAGGCCAAGAGTGTGAAACCGATTACGGCCGAGGTGGTGCGACAGGCTGGTGGATGGGGCGCTGCCTATGCGGGCTTCAAGGTGGGCGGTGTGGCAGGCGCTGCAGTCGGTATCGAGACCGGGCCCGGCGCCGTGATCACAGGGCTGGTTGGTGGCATCATCTTCGGCGCCGCGGGCTATTTCGGGGCGGACTGGGTTGCCGATCACATCTACGAGAACTAA
- a CDS encoding putative holin has translation MPEPITTSGLGGFAFFGAVLVSLFPGVDAGVVLAAFGGAVLFVATSPELGGWAKLLYLIVSLIAGCMAAPFAAALLGLLLFGQVSVDKPVGALIAATIAVKLLLWLIRRADDPAAWLDLLRGRKQ, from the coding sequence ATGCCAGAACCCATTACCACCAGCGGCCTCGGCGGCTTCGCTTTCTTCGGCGCCGTACTCGTCAGCCTGTTCCCCGGCGTCGATGCCGGCGTGGTCCTTGCCGCCTTCGGCGGAGCTGTACTGTTCGTCGCCACCTCGCCCGAACTGGGTGGCTGGGCCAAATTGCTCTACCTGATCGTATCGCTGATCGCCGGCTGCATGGCCGCCCCGTTCGCCGCCGCGCTACTCGGGCTGCTGCTGTTCGGGCAGGTCAGCGTCGATAAACCGGTCGGCGCGCTGATCGCCGCAACCATTGCCGTCAAGTTGCTACTGTGGCTGATCCGTCGCGCCGACGATCCCGCCGCGTGGCTCGATCTGCTCAGGGGGCGCAAGCAATGA
- a CDS encoding phage major capsid protein, P2 family: protein MRNESRLAFKQYQMQLAKLNGIDVEDLSKRFTPTPSVGQTIEKKIRESSDFLSRINAYGVRDLKGKRIGMGVSGSIASRTNTKINPRKTKDVAALDDLMYELHKTDFDTHITYEMIDQWSEFPEFQTMLRDAILEQQAADRLMIGFHGTHVAANSDPVAFPLLQDMNIGWLQQYRNNAPERVMSEVVEASNKVKVGGAGADFKNIDALVYDAVNGLIHPNFRGATDLVVLCSTNTLADKYFPLINRDQPASEVLASDIIISQKRMGGLQAIAPTSFPDGTLLITKLKNLSIYYQKESRRRTLREAPEYDRIENFESVNEGYVIERFEAGCLVENIEFGEG, encoded by the coding sequence ATGCGCAACGAATCCCGCCTTGCCTTCAAGCAGTACCAGATGCAGCTGGCCAAGCTCAATGGCATCGACGTCGAAGACTTGTCCAAGCGCTTCACCCCGACGCCCAGCGTCGGCCAGACCATCGAGAAGAAGATCCGTGAATCGAGCGACTTTCTCTCGCGCATCAACGCGTACGGCGTGCGTGATCTCAAGGGCAAGCGCATCGGCATGGGCGTGTCCGGCTCCATTGCCAGCCGCACCAATACCAAGATCAACCCGCGCAAGACCAAGGACGTCGCCGCGCTCGACGATCTGATGTACGAGCTGCACAAGACCGATTTCGATACCCACATCACCTACGAAATGATCGATCAGTGGTCGGAATTCCCCGAGTTCCAGACCATGCTGCGCGATGCCATCCTCGAACAGCAGGCCGCGGACCGCCTCATGATCGGCTTCCACGGCACGCACGTCGCGGCCAACAGCGATCCGGTGGCGTTCCCGCTGCTGCAGGACATGAACATCGGCTGGCTGCAGCAGTACCGCAACAACGCACCCGAACGCGTCATGAGCGAAGTGGTCGAGGCGTCGAACAAGGTCAAGGTTGGCGGCGCCGGCGCGGACTTCAAGAACATCGACGCCCTGGTCTACGACGCCGTGAACGGCCTGATCCACCCCAATTTCCGCGGCGCCACGGATCTGGTCGTGCTCTGCAGTACCAACACGCTGGCCGACAAGTACTTCCCGCTGATCAACCGCGACCAACCGGCCTCCGAAGTGCTGGCGAGCGACATCATCATCAGCCAGAAGCGCATGGGTGGCTTGCAGGCCATCGCGCCCACCAGCTTCCCGGATGGCACGCTGCTCATCACCAAGCTCAAGAACCTCTCGATTTACTACCAGAAGGAATCCCGCCGCCGCACCCTCCGCGAGGCGCCGGAATACGACCGGATCGAGAACTTCGAATCGGTGAACGAAGGCTATGTGATCGAGCGCTTCGAGGCCGGCTGCCTGGTCGAGAACATCGAGTTCGGCGAGGGCTGA
- a CDS encoding tail protein X has protein sequence MKVRARQGDTVDQLCWRHYGRTGGVTEQVLQANPGLADLGPVLPQGHLVELPDQPAPMAARQQVQLWD, from the coding sequence ATGAAAGTCCGCGCGCGTCAGGGCGATACCGTTGACCAGTTGTGCTGGCGCCACTACGGCCGCACCGGCGGCGTCACCGAGCAAGTGCTGCAGGCCAATCCCGGCTTGGCGGACCTCGGCCCAGTCCTGCCGCAAGGCCATCTCGTTGAACTACCCGACCAACCCGCACCGATGGCCGCGCGCCAGCAGGTGCAACTATGGGATTGA
- a CDS encoding GPO family capsid scaffolding protein, with the protein MAGKTKFFRVALEGATTDGRVIQRSWIEQMARNYRPSRYGARCNLEHIKGISPDSPFCAYGDVLALKAEAVQEEGGKLGLYAQIDPTDEAIALNRKRKKVYPSIEIDTEFADSGEAYLVGLAFTDTPASLGTDMLAFAAGAKVNPFASRKLRPENLFSAADFAIELELESDEDTGPGILDKVKQLFSRSAQAQAGRNKETDEAIELVASDQASLREAYSRDVNALRTEVDSLKADRDKDREAFAALREALSQQDGGGQRPAAKGGEVNHATDC; encoded by the coding sequence ATGGCAGGCAAGACGAAGTTTTTCCGCGTAGCGCTCGAAGGCGCCACCACCGACGGCCGCGTGATCCAGCGCTCATGGATCGAGCAGATGGCCAGGAACTACCGACCGTCTCGCTATGGCGCTCGCTGCAACCTCGAACACATCAAGGGCATTTCGCCCGATAGCCCATTTTGCGCCTACGGCGACGTGCTCGCCCTCAAGGCCGAAGCGGTGCAGGAAGAGGGCGGCAAGCTGGGCCTCTATGCCCAGATCGACCCCACCGACGAAGCCATCGCGCTGAACCGCAAGCGCAAGAAGGTCTACCCCTCGATCGAGATCGACACCGAGTTCGCCGACAGTGGCGAGGCCTACCTGGTAGGCCTGGCCTTCACCGACACCCCGGCCAGCCTCGGCACCGACATGCTCGCCTTCGCCGCTGGCGCCAAGGTCAACCCGTTCGCCTCCCGCAAGCTGCGCCCGGAAAACCTCTTCTCCGCCGCCGACTTCGCCATCGAGCTGGAGCTCGAGTCCGACGAAGACACCGGTCCCGGCATCCTCGACAAGGTGAAGCAGCTCTTCAGCCGCAGCGCCCAAGCCCAGGCCGGCCGCAACAAGGAAACCGACGAGGCCATCGAGCTCGTCGCCAGCGATCAAGCCAGCCTGCGCGAGGCCTACTCACGGGATGTGAACGCGCTGCGCACCGAGGTCGACAGCCTGAAGGCGGACCGGGACAAGGACCGTGAAGCTTTTGCTGCCCTGCGTGAAGCACTCAGCCAGCAAGACGGTGGCGGCCAGCGGCCGGCCGCCAAGGGCGGCGAGGTCAACCACGCAACCGACTGCTGA
- a CDS encoding phage tail protein has protein sequence MLKPNSLRATLLASVPGLSVDPDRLQIFLDEGRIIATGTRSHSFEYAYTLNAIVTEYAGHADAIVVPVLQWLRLNQPDLLDNPDKRRDGFTFEADLLSHGGVDLSLKIQLTERVVVREGTDGSLIAEHCEEPQ, from the coding sequence GTGCTCAAGCCCAATAGCCTGCGTGCTACGCTGCTGGCCAGCGTGCCGGGCCTCAGTGTCGATCCAGACCGATTGCAGATCTTTCTCGACGAGGGGCGGATCATCGCCACCGGTACGCGCTCGCACTCCTTTGAGTACGCCTACACGCTCAACGCCATCGTCACCGAATACGCCGGCCACGCCGACGCGATCGTGGTGCCGGTGCTGCAATGGTTGCGCCTCAACCAGCCCGACCTGCTCGACAACCCGGACAAGCGCCGCGACGGCTTCACCTTCGAGGCCGATCTACTCAGCCATGGTGGTGTCGATCTCTCCCTCAAAATTCAGCTGACCGAGCGAGTGGTGGTGCGCGAGGGCACCGACGGCAGCCTGATCGCCGAGCATTGCGAAGAGCCGCAGTGA
- a CDS encoding phage portal protein, protein MTQQTQHIEAFTFGDAVPVMDRRELIDYLECARFGKWYEPPIPWDALAKSFRAAVHHSSPIYVKRNILVSTFKPHRMLSRSDFGRLVLEYAIFGNCYAEVRRSRLGSRFKLQPALAKYTRRGVDLDRYFFVTEVGQAHEFEAGSVWHLSEPDINQEVYGLPEYLASMQATWLNESATLFRRRYYTNGAHAGFILYMTDTAQQQGDIDRLREALKNAKGPGNFKNLFIHAPGGKEKGIQIIPVSEVAAKDEFWNIKNVTRDDQLAAHRVPPQLMGIIPNNTGGFGDATKAAQVFEANEVKPLQMRFAELNDWLGEEVVRFEPYSLSVEAVRDARQSQP, encoded by the coding sequence ATGACCCAGCAGACCCAACACATCGAGGCGTTCACCTTCGGCGATGCGGTGCCGGTGATGGACCGCCGCGAGCTGATCGACTACTTGGAGTGCGCACGCTTCGGCAAATGGTACGAGCCGCCGATCCCGTGGGATGCGCTGGCCAAGTCGTTCCGGGCCGCGGTGCACCATAGCTCGCCGATCTATGTGAAGCGCAACATCCTGGTGAGCACCTTCAAGCCGCACCGAATGCTGTCGCGCTCGGACTTCGGCCGGCTGGTGCTGGAATACGCGATCTTCGGGAACTGCTACGCCGAGGTGCGCCGCTCGCGCCTGGGCTCACGCTTCAAGCTGCAGCCGGCGCTGGCCAAGTACACGCGGCGCGGTGTGGATCTGGATCGCTATTTCTTCGTGACCGAGGTCGGCCAGGCGCACGAGTTCGAGGCGGGCAGCGTCTGGCACCTGAGCGAGCCGGATATCAATCAGGAGGTGTACGGGCTGCCGGAGTACCTGGCCAGCATGCAGGCGACCTGGCTGAACGAGTCGGCCACGCTGTTCCGCCGGCGCTACTACACCAACGGCGCGCACGCCGGCTTCATCCTCTACATGACCGACACCGCGCAGCAGCAGGGCGACATCGATCGGCTGCGCGAGGCACTGAAGAACGCCAAGGGACCGGGCAACTTCAAGAACCTGTTCATCCACGCGCCGGGCGGCAAGGAGAAAGGAATCCAGATCATCCCGGTATCGGAAGTGGCAGCCAAGGATGAGTTCTGGAACATCAAGAACGTGACCCGCGACGACCAGCTTGCGGCTCACCGCGTGCCGCCGCAGCTCATGGGCATCATCCCCAACAACACCGGCGGCTTCGGGGATGCGACCAAGGCGGCCCAGGTGTTCGAGGCCAACGAAGTGAAGCCGCTGCAGATGCGGTTTGCGGAACTGAACGACTGGCTTGGGGAGGAGGTGGTACGGTTCGAGCCCTATTCGCTGTCGGTGGAGGCAGTGCGAGACGCTAGGCAGTCGCAGCCGTGA
- a CDS encoding terminase large subunit domain-containing protein, translated as MDDLTYNPDPRRRAQLLYWQGLRVARIAELIGEKPVTIHSWKRRDQWDQATPADRVDATFEARLIELTLKPAKEGRDFKEIDLLNRQLQRSEERKARVGRYQNGGTEADLNPKVANRNAKPKKAPTRNAISEAEQEALVEAFKASQFEYNKHWYRAGLKHRIRTILKSRQIGATFYFAREALIDALLTGRNQIFISASKSQAYQFRLYMQDFVRETIGIELKGDPIQLPNGAKLYFLGTNFRSTQSYSGNVYIDEIFWIPRFAQLRNVASGMASHERFRQTYFSTPSAISHEAYPFWSGELFNEGRPKDQHISVDISHAALQRGVLCGDAQWRQIVTVMDAIAAGCSFLNMETLERERNPLEFRQLYMCEFADDATSVFPLSMLQPCMVDSWAEWADVKQLALRPYGYEPVWIGYDPAGSNTGGDSAGCVVLAPPKVPGGPFRVLERHQWKGLDFAAQAEAIRLMTQCYNVQYVGMDITGIGAGVYQLVKQFYPGVRGFNYSADLKNYMVLKAYDVISKRRLQWEHGWTEIPAAFMAIKKTMTDSGRQATYKAGRSKTTSHADLAWSIMHALCHEPLEGESAHSQSFMEIFE; from the coding sequence ATGGATGACCTGACCTACAACCCCGATCCGCGCCGCCGCGCCCAGCTGCTCTACTGGCAGGGGCTGCGCGTGGCCCGCATCGCCGAGCTGATCGGCGAGAAGCCGGTGACGATCCACAGCTGGAAGCGCCGCGACCAATGGGACCAAGCCACGCCGGCAGATCGCGTCGACGCGACGTTCGAGGCGCGACTGATCGAGCTGACGCTGAAGCCGGCCAAGGAAGGCCGCGACTTCAAGGAAATCGATCTACTGAACCGGCAGCTGCAGCGCTCGGAAGAGCGCAAGGCGCGCGTGGGCCGCTACCAGAATGGCGGTACTGAAGCCGACTTGAACCCCAAGGTGGCCAACCGCAACGCGAAGCCGAAGAAGGCGCCGACGCGCAACGCGATCAGCGAGGCTGAGCAGGAGGCGCTGGTCGAGGCCTTCAAGGCGAGCCAGTTCGAATACAACAAGCACTGGTATCGCGCGGGCCTGAAGCACCGGATCCGCACCATCCTGAAAAGCCGGCAGATCGGGGCAACGTTCTACTTTGCGCGCGAGGCGCTGATCGATGCGCTGCTGACCGGGCGGAATCAGATTTTCATCTCGGCCAGTAAATCCCAGGCGTACCAGTTCCGGCTGTACATGCAGGACTTCGTGCGCGAGACGATCGGCATCGAGCTCAAGGGCGATCCGATCCAGCTGCCCAACGGGGCCAAGCTCTACTTCCTGGGCACGAACTTCCGCTCGACGCAGAGCTATTCGGGCAACGTCTACATCGACGAAATTTTCTGGATTCCGCGGTTCGCGCAGCTGCGCAACGTGGCTTCCGGCATGGCCAGCCATGAGCGGTTCCGGCAGACGTATTTCTCGACGCCCTCGGCGATCAGCCATGAAGCTTACCCGTTCTGGTCTGGCGAGCTGTTTAACGAGGGGCGGCCGAAGGACCAGCACATCAGCGTGGACATCAGCCACGCGGCGCTGCAGCGCGGCGTGCTATGCGGAGATGCGCAGTGGCGCCAGATCGTGACCGTGATGGACGCGATCGCAGCAGGATGCAGCTTCCTGAACATGGAGACGCTGGAGCGCGAGCGCAATCCGCTTGAGTTCCGGCAGCTCTACATGTGCGAGTTCGCGGACGACGCGACCAGCGTGTTCCCGCTGTCGATGCTGCAGCCGTGCATGGTGGACAGCTGGGCCGAATGGGCGGACGTGAAGCAGCTGGCGCTGCGCCCGTATGGCTATGAGCCGGTGTGGATCGGCTATGACCCGGCTGGCTCGAACACCGGCGGTGATAGCGCGGGTTGTGTAGTGCTGGCGCCGCCCAAGGTGCCGGGCGGGCCGTTCCGCGTGCTGGAGCGGCACCAGTGGAAGGGCCTGGACTTCGCGGCCCAGGCCGAGGCAATCCGCCTGATGACCCAGTGCTACAACGTGCAGTACGTCGGAATGGACATCACCGGCATCGGTGCCGGCGTGTACCAGCTGGTGAAGCAGTTCTATCCGGGCGTGCGCGGCTTCAACTACTCGGCCGACTTGAAGAACTACATGGTGCTGAAGGCGTACGACGTGATCAGCAAGCGCCGCCTGCAGTGGGAACACGGCTGGACCGAGATTCCCGCGGCCTTCATGGCGATCAAGAAAACGATGACCGATTCCGGCCGGCAGGCGACCTACAAGGCCGGCCGCAGCAAGACCACCAGCCACGCCGATCTGGCGTGGTCGATCATGCACGCCCTTTGCCATGAGCCATTGGAAGGGGAAAGCGCACACAGCCAGAGCTTCATGGAGATTTTTGAATGA
- the gpM gene encoding phage terminase small subunit, with the protein MSSPSRRHFARAVAAKEAAAAGADPMSRADATNYQLQLLQLAEHRRRLKGVMSMEGKAALKRQILPEYADYVAGVLSAGTGAQDDVLMTVMAWRIDVADFAGALAIAEYAIRYGLAMPDQYQRTAANWIAEEFADMALRAHAAGGLIDHASLIRADELTADKDMPDEVRARLRKAIGLGLAADALPDDVALREQALQYLRRALELHDKVGVKKDIERLERELKNLAGAAGAS; encoded by the coding sequence GTGAGCAGCCCATCCCGCCGCCACTTCGCGCGCGCCGTCGCGGCCAAGGAAGCCGCGGCTGCCGGGGCCGATCCCATGTCGCGCGCCGACGCCACCAATTACCAGCTGCAGCTGCTGCAACTCGCCGAACATCGCCGCCGCCTGAAGGGCGTCATGTCGATGGAAGGCAAGGCCGCACTCAAGCGCCAGATCCTGCCTGAGTACGCCGACTACGTGGCCGGCGTGCTCTCCGCCGGCACCGGCGCTCAGGACGATGTGCTGATGACGGTGATGGCCTGGCGCATCGACGTGGCCGATTTCGCCGGCGCGCTGGCCATCGCCGAGTACGCCATCCGCTACGGCTTGGCCATGCCGGATCAGTACCAACGCACCGCCGCGAACTGGATCGCTGAAGAGTTTGCCGACATGGCTCTGCGGGCTCACGCCGCCGGCGGCCTGATCGACCACGCCAGCCTGATCCGCGCGGACGAGCTCACGGCCGACAAGGACATGCCCGACGAGGTACGCGCCCGCCTGCGCAAGGCCATTGGCCTGGGCCTCGCCGCCGATGCACTGCCCGACGATGTGGCCCTGCGCGAGCAGGCACTGCAGTACCTGCGCCGCGCGCTGGAGCTGCACGACAAGGTTGGCGTGAAGAAAGACATCGAACGGCTCGAACGCGAGCTGAAGAACCTGGCCGGCGCCGCTGGCGCCAGCTGA
- a CDS encoding phage virion morphogenesis protein, giving the protein MNNLLDLQAQVAGLLTQVDAPARRRLAREVAITLRRSQAQRIAQQRNPDGSAYAARKPQLREKGGRIRRAMFARLRTARYLKQRADADGAVIEFTGRVLRVARVHQFGLRDRVRRNGPEADYPQRQLLGFTEAEERMVLDLVLAHLGG; this is encoded by the coding sequence GTGAACAACCTGCTCGATCTGCAGGCCCAGGTCGCTGGCCTGCTCACCCAGGTGGATGCCCCGGCCCGGCGCCGGCTCGCACGCGAGGTGGCCATCACCCTGCGCCGCAGCCAAGCCCAGCGCATCGCCCAGCAGCGCAATCCAGATGGCAGCGCCTATGCCGCGCGCAAGCCGCAGCTGCGCGAGAAGGGCGGCCGCATCCGTCGCGCCATGTTTGCCCGCCTGCGCACTGCCCGTTACCTGAAGCAACGGGCAGACGCCGACGGCGCCGTCATCGAATTCACTGGCCGCGTGCTGCGCGTGGCTCGCGTCCACCAGTTCGGCCTGCGCGATCGCGTTCGCCGCAATGGCCCAGAGGCGGATTACCCGCAGCGGCAATTGCTGGGCTTCACCGAGGCCGAA